The Spirochaetota bacterium genome includes a window with the following:
- a CDS encoding xylulose kinase, which translates to MAHNANPRCILAIDHGTSGCKVALVTVLGRVLDFESEPTPMYFLPGGGAEQDPDEWWGAFMRAAKRLLGRHRALARAVDAVCVSSTFSSTVAVDRQGRHLMRSLTWMDSRGADSVKALMGGFPSVMGYNVWKLYRWIRLTGGGPALSGKDDIAHVILTRERFPEVYDKTYKFLGSKDYFNLRLTGEFAATHDSITLFWITDNRDPGNVRYCAPLMRAAGLDADKFPRLVKSTDVIGTIKPAVAKELGLRADVKVAGGSPDHQSALVGSGAVRDYEGHLYIGTSSWIECVVPFKKTDVVRQIASLPSAIPGRYQCINEQDIAGGALNFLLDNIIFHSSDFYSPRRPADPYRRLDETVRRVPPGSGPLIFAPWLNGERTPVDDTALRGVLFNISMTTTTDHILRAVLEGVAFNTRWSLDAVEHFAGRMLDPISIVGGGASSDAWCGIFADVLKRTVRRVRDPIQANARGAAFIASVGLGLISFDDIPGLVEYDGEFTPDRARAAGYDRIYAEFLELYRKNKKIFHRLNDPARA; encoded by the coding sequence ATGGCGCATAACGCGAACCCGCGCTGCATACTCGCGATCGACCACGGGACGTCCGGCTGCAAGGTCGCGCTCGTGACCGTCCTGGGACGGGTGCTCGATTTCGAGAGCGAGCCCACCCCCATGTACTTTCTCCCCGGCGGCGGCGCCGAGCAGGACCCGGACGAGTGGTGGGGCGCCTTCATGCGCGCGGCGAAGCGCCTCCTCGGGCGGCACCGCGCGCTCGCGCGCGCCGTGGACGCGGTCTGCGTATCGAGCACCTTCTCGAGCACGGTCGCCGTGGACAGACAAGGGCGCCATCTCATGCGCTCCCTCACCTGGATGGATTCGCGGGGGGCGGATTCCGTGAAGGCACTCATGGGCGGATTTCCGAGCGTCATGGGCTACAACGTTTGGAAGCTCTACCGCTGGATACGCCTCACCGGCGGGGGACCGGCGCTATCCGGCAAGGACGACATCGCGCACGTCATCCTGACAAGGGAGCGCTTCCCGGAGGTCTACGATAAAACATACAAGTTCCTGGGAAGCAAGGATTACTTCAACCTGCGCCTGACCGGCGAGTTCGCCGCCACGCACGATTCCATCACCCTCTTCTGGATCACCGACAACCGCGACCCAGGCAACGTCCGTTACTGCGCACCGCTCATGCGCGCGGCGGGACTGGACGCCGATAAGTTTCCGCGGCTCGTCAAGTCGACGGATGTGATTGGGACCATAAAGCCCGCGGTGGCGAAGGAGCTGGGGCTTCGCGCGGACGTGAAGGTGGCGGGCGGCTCTCCCGATCACCAGTCCGCGCTCGTGGGCTCGGGCGCCGTGCGGGATTACGAGGGGCACCTGTATATCGGAACGTCGTCCTGGATCGAGTGCGTCGTTCCCTTCAAGAAGACGGACGTCGTTCGCCAGATCGCCTCCCTCCCCTCGGCCATTCCGGGCCGATACCAGTGCATCAACGAACAGGACATCGCGGGGGGCGCGCTCAACTTCCTGCTGGACAACATCATCTTCCATTCGAGCGATTTCTATTCGCCGCGCCGCCCGGCCGATCCCTACCGGAGGCTGGACGAAACGGTGAGGCGCGTGCCCCCGGGGAGTGGTCCGCTCATCTTCGCCCCCTGGTTGAACGGCGAGCGGACGCCGGTGGACGACACGGCGCTGCGGGGCGTGCTCTTCAACATTTCCATGACGACGACCACGGACCACATCCTGCGCGCGGTGCTCGAGGGCGTCGCCTTCAACACACGCTGGAGCCTGGACGCGGTCGAGCATTTCGCGGGTCGCATGCTCGATCCTATCAGCATCGTGGGCGGGGGGGCGAGCTCGGACGCGTGGTGCGGTATTTTCGCCGACGTGCTGAAAAGGACCGTGCGGAGGGTCAGGGATCCCATCCAGGCAAACGCGCGCGGCGCCGCCTTCATCGCCTCGGTGGGGCTGGGATTGATTTCCTTCGACGACATCCCCGGACTGGTCGAATATGACGGCGAATTCACGCCGGACCGCGCCCGTGCGGCGGGGTACGACCGGATTTACGCGGAATTCCTGGAGCTGTACCGAAAAAATAAAAAAATATTTCACCGGCTGAACGATCCCGCGCGCGCATAG